ATATTTTATGTCTCTACTTATGAGGAGCTGATTTTGCAATTCTGTAGTTGAACCTAGTGCAATAAAATAAAATCTTAATTTATCTTTATGCGTCTCCCTACTAAATCCTTCGGCTATATTGGAAGTAATAGAAACTGCGCATCTATTCATTTGGCTTGTTAAACAGAGACTTTCTTTTTGTGGAAAAGATTTGGTAATTCCATATATCATTAAGACTAACTTTTGTCCCTCTTGCCAAGCAAATAAATTCGTAAAGCTCCTTATTCTTCTTGATTCCTGATTCATAATTCCTTATTCAATCCTACTATCTATTATAGCATCAAATTCTTCTTTGTTTAATGCTTGATTTGAAAGAAGACTTTCTTCTAATGATTTTCCGCTAGCCAAACTTTCATTTAACAATTTTAAGTACTCTTTATATAACGGAGACTTTTTCCAAGCGGTTACACCAGTTTGATATTTTGTAAATGATTCTTCACGCAAAAGCGCTAATTTATCTTTTATTTTTAAAATAGCTTCTTTAGGGTCTTTGGAAATTCTTCTAAAGTCCTCAAACGTCATATTGGCGATTTCCTCTACCGGACCATAAAGTTTTGATTTATAGGCAATATCTTCAAGCGTTGGTTTTACACCCCCTTCTTTGGAGAAGGAGGGCTGGGGAGGATTTATAAATCCTCCTATATCCCCCTTTTTCAGAGAGGGAGAACTTTCATTATTAAATCCCTCCTGTCCTCCCTTCTCCGAAGGAAGGGACTTTCTGAGTAGTTTCTCTTGCGCTCTTGTGCTTTCTTGCTTTCTTGTTTTCTTGATTCGCCTTCTGGCGATGAGCTTTTCAAATTTTTTATTTAACCCTTCTTGCTGTTGTCGGTTTTCTCTTTCATCTTTTTCTATTTTTTGTTCTGAAACCTTTTTTTCAAAT
This genomic window from Parcubacteria group bacterium CG10_big_fil_rev_8_21_14_0_10_36_14 contains:
- a CDS encoding four helix bundle protein, with translation MNQESRRIRSFTNLFAWQEGQKLVLMIYGITKSFPQKESLCLTSQMNRCAVSITSNIAEGFSRETHKDKLRFYFIALGSTTELQNQLLISRDIKYIDKNEFNLIAEKTVKVHKIINGLIKKTKEMIPNS